From a region of the Rhinolophus sinicus isolate RSC01 linkage group LG04, ASM3656204v1, whole genome shotgun sequence genome:
- the ENDOG gene encoding endonuclease G, mitochondrial — MRALRAGLTLALGAGLGAAAEGWRRQRAEARPAPGLLGRLPVLPVAAAAELPAVPVVPGVPAGGGSGELAKYGLPGLAQLKSRESYVLCYDPRTRGALWVVEQLRHERLRGDGDRRSCDFREDDSVHAYHRATNADYRGSGFDRGHLAAAANHRWSQKAMDDTFYLSNVAPQVPHLNQNAWNNLEKYSRSLTRSYQNVYVCTGPLFLPRTEADGKSYVKYQVIGKNHVAVPTHFFKVLILEAAGGQIELRSYVMPNAPVDEAIPLERFLVPIESIERASGLLFVPNILARAGSLKAITAGSK; from the exons ATGCGGGCGCTACGAGCCGGCCTGACCCTGGCGCTGGGCGCAGGGTTGGGCGCAGCTGCGGAAGGCTGGCGGCGGCAGCGGGCGGAAGCACGGCCGGCGCCGGGGCTGCTGGGCCGGTTGCCAGTGCTGCCCGTGGCGGCGGCGGCCGAACTGCCTGCCGTGCCTGTCGTACCCGGGGTCCCGGCGGGCGGCGGCTCCGGTGAGCTAGCCAAGTACGGGCTGCCGGGGCTGGCACAGCTCAAGAGCCGCGAGTCCTACGTGCTGTGCTACGACCCGCGCACCCGAGGCGCGCTCTGGGTGGTGGAGCAGCTGCGCCACGAGCGGCTCCGCGGCGACGGCGACCGGCGCTCATGCGACTTCCGCGAGGACGACTCCGTACACGCGTACCACCGCGCCACTAACGCCGACTACCGCGGTAGCGGCTTTGACCGCGGCCACCTGGCCGCCGCCGCCAACCACCGCTGGAGCCAGAAGGCCATGGACGACACGTTCTACCTGAGCAACGTCGCGCCCCAG GTGCCCCATCTCAACCAGAATGCCTGGAACAACCTGGAGAAGTACAGCCGGAGCTTGACCCGCTCCTACCAAAACGTCTATGTCTGCACAGGGCCGCTCTTCCTCCCCAG GACAGAGGCTGACGGGAAGTCCTACGTGAAGTACCAGGTAATCGGCAAGAACCACGTGGCAGTGCCCACCCACTTCTTCAAGGTGCTGATCCTGGAGGCAGCAGGTGGGCAAATCGAACTCCGCTCCTATGTGATGCCCAACGCGCCTGTGGATGAGGCAATCCCACTGGAGCGCTTCCTGGTGCCCATCGAGAGTATTGAGCGGGCCTCAGGACTGCTCTTTGTGCCAAACATCCTGGCACGGGCGGGCAGCCTCAAGGCCATCACTGCAGGTAGCAAGTGA